The Nymphalis io chromosome 3, ilAglIoxx1.1, whole genome shotgun sequence genome contains the following window.
GAAGTACGATTATGCAGCCCAAGGAGCTCAGGAGCTGGACCTGCGGAAGAACGAGCGTTATCTTCTTCTCGATGATTCCAAGCACTGGTGGCGCGTGCAGAACGCTCGCAGCCAGTCCGGCTATGTGCCCAGCAACTATGTAAAGAAAGAGAAACCTTCGCTTTTCGACAGGTAAGCTAATTCTTAGTGAATATGTATAATGATCGGTTATCTTTCTTTAATAGCAACGCTAGAGTGTAGATATAATGATATTAACGTAGGATAAAGAGTGCTCGAAACGAGTTACGTAACTACTTAGATGCCCTTCAATGTAGCCATATTTATTGGCTTATAGACCTTATAGGCCTCTCATCTGCTTCGGTTTATTTAGTAAATCTTCTAATTATTGAAAAACGGCACATTACATTTACGACTGCAGTCTACGACAGAGATCATACTATACACGTCAATAGCTGGACATACTGAACATCGATATTAACAGAGGTAATGTGCAACGTTTCAGTATCAAGAAGAAGGTGAAGAAGGGCTCGGGCTCGAAGACGCTGCCGTCCAACAGCTCGCCCGTGCGCGGCGCGGGGCCCGAGTCGCCGGGCGCGCGGCGCGCCGAGCCGGCCGACGCGCTGGGCACGGCCGTCGTCAAGTACAACTACCAGGCGCAGCAGCCCGACGAGCTGTCGCTCACCAAGGGCACGCGCATCCTCATCCTCGAGAAGAGCAACGACGGCTGGTGGCGGGGGCAGTACCAGGGACACGCGGGATGGTGCGCCGCCCCTCTCCTTGTATTCCGCCCGCTGTCATTTATTCGGCGACGAGTAACTCACTGTCGATTTGTTTAGGTTTCCGTCGAACTACACGAGCGAGGAGGGCGACAACGAGGACACCGTGCACACGTACGCCATGGCGGAGAACGTTTTGGATATTGTTGTAAGTAATCAAATTCTAAGAATCGCATAGAACCCTGAAATTGATCGAACTGTATAAGGTGATTAATGTTTTCAATTGTCAGCATGCACCGTCATTCCAGGTCGCACTGTACTCGTTCACGTCGAACAACGAGCAGGAGCTGTCGTTCGAGAAGGGCGACCGCCTGGAGATCATCGAGCGACCGCCGTCCGACCCCGAGTGGTACCGAGCGAGGGATAACCGCGGACAGATCGGCCTCGTGCCCCGCAACTACCTGCAGGAGCTCGCCGACTACCTAACGCAGCCCTACAGGTCGACACCTCCACCTCCTAATAATCGCTTactcactttttttaaatacatacagtaTTTAGAAtggcaattaaaaataaataataactatttggTATATCGATGGATAGCATTAGCTAGTGACGTAGTAAGCTAAcggtgtgtgtgtgcgtgcagcGAGGCGGGCgagggcggcggcgcggcggggcGCGCGTGGTACTACGGCGCCATCACGCGCACGCACTGCGACGCGCTGCTCAACCAGCACGGCCACGACGGGGACTTCCTCATCCGGGACTCCGAGACCAATGTGAGCCCCCACTGCTGTAGCCTGCTCTGGAGCCGGCCACGTGCACAAGTGTCATACGTGTAGTAGCAGCCACCTGCGCAGGAAATATCCTGCTACTCCTGGGAATTTCTCGAATATacaataacttttgatagacttgACCTGGGGCTTATATCCAGGATCTCGGTATCTGTAGCCGTATAACTAGGCACCAGACTAACGGAGTAGaactttatgtacatatataagagCATCTTCGTTTATTTCTTCAATGCTCGACATATTGCAGTCATTAGCGCGATACGCAGGTGACTCGATTGAGTAACGTTTTTCGTTATCGGTTTCAGGTTGGAGATTTCTCCGTATCTCTGAAGGCGCCCGGTCGCAACAAGCACTTCCGAGTGCAAGTGGAGGGCAACCTGTACTGCATCGGACAGCGCAAGTTCAACACGCTGGAGCAGCTGGTGGCGCACTACCAGCGGGCGCCTATCTACACCAACAAGCAGGGAGAGAAGCTCTACCTCGTGCGCCCGCTGCCGCGCGCCGCGCAGAACTGCTGAGCGCCCCCCCCCCCCAACATATCGATTGCTAACTGACGGCCTCACTATATAACTATAGTAGCTGAAAACCTAAAGATACCTCAATATATCATAGGCTTTATCTTATCATCATTGACATGTCAAAATTAAGtaatcaatttcaatttatatttattcaaatttgtaaataaacttCTGTAAGTAAAGTAAGTTTTGCTAAAAAAATCCGGTTAACCTGTTACGACACTTTAATTACGAAAGTTAGCAATCGATGTTCATACATTACTGTTTCTCAACaagttatatacaattttgttttgtataaattccattacttaattttttttttctaataactaACAGTAAAAAAATGAGGCCTAAACATTTTAAGGCTTACCCTTTCA
Protein-coding sequences here:
- the LOC126781228 gene encoding cytoplasmic protein NCK1 isoform X2, giving the protein MLETRSVRTADSVWANKPLPAPHAMANSRHGKNTQDDVCYVVAKYDYAAQGAQELDLRKNERYLLLDDSKHWWRVQNARSQSGYVPSNYVKKEKPSLFDSIKKKVKKGSGSKTLPSNSSPVRGAGPESPGARRAEPADALGTAVVKYNYQAQQPDELSLTKGTRILILEKSNDGWWRGQYQGHAGWFPSNYTSEEGDNEDTVHTYAMAENVLDIVVALYSFTSNNEQELSFEKGDRLEIIERPPSDPEWYRARDNRGQIGLVPRNYLQELADYLTQPYSEAGEGGGAAGRAWYYGAITRTHCDALLNQHGHDGDFLIRDSETNVGDFSVSLKAPGRNKHFRVQVEGNLYCIGQRKFNTLEQLVAHYQRAPIYTNKQGEKLYLVRPLPRAAQNC
- the LOC126781228 gene encoding cytoplasmic protein NCK1 isoform X1 — encoded protein: MLETRSVRTADSVWANKPLPAPHAMANSRHGKNTQDDVCYVVAKYDYAAQGAQELDLRKNERYLLLDDSKHWWRVQNARSQSGYVPSNYVKKEKPSLFDSIKKKVKKGSGSKTLPSNSSPVRGAGPESPGARRAEPADALGTAVVKYNYQAQQPDELSLTKGTRILILEKSNDGWWRGQYQGHAGWFPSNYTSEEGDNEDTVHTYAMAENVLDIVHAPSFQVALYSFTSNNEQELSFEKGDRLEIIERPPSDPEWYRARDNRGQIGLVPRNYLQELADYLTQPYSEAGEGGGAAGRAWYYGAITRTHCDALLNQHGHDGDFLIRDSETNVGDFSVSLKAPGRNKHFRVQVEGNLYCIGQRKFNTLEQLVAHYQRAPIYTNKQGEKLYLVRPLPRAAQNC